From Draconibacterium halophilum, one genomic window encodes:
- a CDS encoding V-type ATP synthase subunit K: MTLTTILATTVAGFGGHAIALGIAGVGSAIGTGIAGMGAVGLWKQSIRDKKKLPSLALAMVGMPLSQVIYGMIFMNSMIGANLSPDSYTNQMIWAFFIGIAIAASAIMQGRVGAAACANLAVDDKQGSGMYIAAMGIIETVALLAMVFGMGGIPGA; encoded by the coding sequence ATGACTTTAACAACAATTTTAGCAACAACAGTTGCAGGCTTTGGCGGACACGCCATTGCTCTGGGAATAGCAGGTGTAGGTTCGGCAATAGGAACAGGTATTGCAGGTATGGGAGCTGTAGGGCTTTGGAAACAATCGATCAGAGACAAGAAAAAACTTCCTTCGCTGGCTTTAGCAATGGTAGGTATGCCTTTAAGTCAGGTAATTTACGGGATGATTTTTATGAACTCGATGATTGGAGCAAATCTGAGTCCCGACAGTTACACCAACCAAATGATTTGGGCGTTCTTTATTGGTATCGCCATTGCAGCATCGGCAATTATGCAAGGAAGAGTGGGTGCAGCCGCTTGTGCAAATCTCGCTGTAGATGATAAACAAGGTTCCGGTATGTACATCGCCGCCATGGGTATCATCGAAACTGTTGCACTTCTTGCCATGGTATTTGGTATGGGAGGAATTCCCGGCGCTTAA